The Pyrus communis chromosome 2, drPyrComm1.1, whole genome shotgun sequence genome includes a window with the following:
- the LOC137725638 gene encoding protein NARROW LEAF 1-like: protein MDRNRLDLRFHHHSGLTQSEESALDLERNYCSHHPYLPSFSPSALQPFASGGHSESNAAYFSWPTFSRLSDAVEDRANYFGNLQKEDLPETLGRLPSGKQATTLLELMTIRAFHSKILRRFSLGTAIGFRIQKGVLTDIPAILVFVARKAHRQWISHVQCLPAYLEGPGGVWCDVDVVEFAYYGSPASTPKEQLYTVLADGLRGSDPCIGSGSQVASQETCGTLGAIVKSRTGNRQVGFLTNRHVAVDLDYPNQKMFHPLPPSLGPGVYLGAVERATSFITDELWYGIFAGTNPETFVRADGAFIPFAQDFNMNNVITTVRGIGEIGDVNTIDLQSPINSLIGRQVIKVGRSSGLTTGTIMAYALEYNDEKGICFFTDFLVVGENQQSFDLEGDSGSLILLTGQNGEKPRPVGIIWGGTANRGRLKLKIGQPPENWTSGVDLGRLLQLLDLDLITTNEGFQAAIQEQRNASAVGIGSTVGESSPAVRGPSKDKLEDDFGPLGFNLQKIPIEGESCQGLIRPFMHGDFRIENGVETAPNVEHQFIPSATNRSPINQSNQEEHPVSKNLLALQSSSDEEISVSLQLGEPESKRRKNCNSLFSSQGTN from the exons ATGGACAGGAACAGATTAGATTTAAGATTCCATCATCACTCTGGATTAACACAGTCTGAGGAATCTGCTCTAGACTTGGAAAGGAATTACTGCAGTCATCATCCTTATCTACCTTCATTTAGTCCATCGGCCCTCCAGCCTTTTGCATCTGGTGGTCACTCTGAGAGCAATGCTGCCTACTTCTCATGGCCTACATTTAGTCGATTAAGTGATGCAGTGGAAGATAGAGCCAACTATTTCGGAAATCTTCAGAAGGAAGATCTTCCTGAAACTTTGGGCCGGTTGCCATCAGGGAAGCAGGCTACTACCTTACTTGAGCTGATGACCATCAGGGCATTCCATAGCAAGATCTTGCGCCGGTTTAGTCTTGGCACAGCAATTGGGTTTCGGATTCAGAAGGGTGTCTTAACAGACATTCCAGCCATTCTTGTCTTTGTTGCCCGTAAAGCTCACAGGCAATGGATCAGCCATGTACAATGTCTACCTGCTTACCTTGAG GGGCCAGGAGGTGTATGGTGTGATGTGGATGTTGTCGAATTTGCCTACTATGGTTCCCCGGCTTCAACTCCTAAAGAACAGCTGTACACAGTGCTCGCAGATGGCTTGAGGGGAAGTGATCCATGCATTGGTTCTGGTTCCCAG gtTGCTAGCCAGGAGACGTGTGGAACTCTGGGTGCTATTGTTAAAAGCCGAACAGGAAATCGACAGGTTGGTTTTCTCACAAATCGGCATGTGGCAGTTGATTTGGACTATCCAAACCAGAAAATGTTTCATCCTTTGCCACCAAGCCTTGGACCTGGGGTGTATCTTGGCGCTGTGGAGAGGGCAACATCTTTTATCACAGATGAACTTTGGTATGGCATATTTGCTGGAACAAACCCAG AAACATTTGTGCGAGCTGATGGTGCCTTCATTCCTTTTGCCCAAGATTTCAACATGAACAATGTAATTACAACTGTAAGAGGCATAGGTGAGATTGGTGATGTCAACACCATAGACTTGCAGTCTCCAATCAACAGTCTTATTGGAAGGCAAGTAATCAAAGTTGGGAGAAGTTCAGGCTTGACAACTGGGACCATCATGGCGTATGCCCTAGAATACAATGATGAAAAAGGGATATGTTTCTTTACTGATTTTCTTGTTGTTGGAGAGAATCAGCAGAGTTTTGATCTTGAAGGCGATAGTGGAAGCCTCATTCTATTGACTGGTCAGAATGGGGAGAAGCCACGACCGGTTGGGATCATTTGGGGTGGGACAGCTAACCGTGGTCGCTTGAAACTAAAAATTGGCCAACCGCCTGAAAATTGGACCAGTGGAGTTGATCTTGGGCGTCTTCTTCAGCTCCTTGATCTTGATCTGATAACGACCAATGAAGGCTTTCAAG CTGCTATCCAAGAGCAACGAAATGCTTCAGCTGTGGGGATTGGTTCCACAGTTGGGGAGTCATCCCCAGCTGTCCGGGGCCCTTCTAAAGATAAGCTAGAAGATGACTTTGGACCTTTGGGTTTCAATCTTCAGAAAATTCCAATTGAAGGTGAGTCCTGTCAGGGACTGATTCGACCATTCATGCACGGTGACTTTCGCATAGAAAATGGTGTTGAAACTGCTCCTAATGTAGAACACCAATTCATTCCCAGTGCCACCAACAGATCTCCAATAAATCAAAGCAATCAAGAGGAACATCCGGTATCAAAAAACCTTTTGGCATTGCAGAGTAGCTCGGATGAAGAGATTTCTGTTTCGTTGCAGTTAGGTGAACCTGAAtcgaagagaagaaaaaactgcAACTCTCTCTTTAGCAGTCAAGGAACCAATTGA